CCTTCGCACGAATCCTTCAGAGATCCAAAGCTGTAACAACTTTCGGACAGGAATGTATTAGTCTTCCTGAAATGCACCCAAGTAAAGAAGGCATGGTTTCAAATAATCTGGTAAATAATTGTAACTGTACTCAAGTGTCTTCATGCAGTGTTCATTTTCCACAAAAATGGTGGAACTTAGACGTCTTGCGACTTCTTCCCAGCAATCTTGCTGAGTAGTAGCAAGAATTCCAGCAACAAGGACAACTGCAAGAGGTAGGCCCTTACAACATTTTGCTACATGCAGTACAACTTCACATAATGTTGCAGGACAATCTTCTTTGGCAAATAGCTTCTTCTGCAGCAATTCCAAACTCTCTTTATCAGTAAGTGGGCGAAGATGGAGAGGCTTGCTATCCGGTCTAATTTCCAAAGACAAGTTGTGAAATCTGCTGGTTAAGAGTACCCTGCTTCCATTGCAGTCATCTGGCAATGAGTGTTTCAACAAATTCCACCCGTCAATGTCCCAAACATCATCCAAAACAATGACATACCTCTTCCCTTTCAATTGCTGGTACAGCTTTGCAGCGAAATCATCTTCATTCATCATATGACATTGGTCACAACTCCCAGAATCAATAGCACACAAAATCTGCAGTAACAAATTGTGCTTGCTATATACTTGAGAAACAGTACACCAAGCACGAATATGGAAGTGGAAATTTATTGAAGGATCACCGTAAACTTTACTAGCTAATGTGGTTTTACCAAGCCCAGGCATACCTACAATGGCAACAATATCCAACTGGCTTGATCCTCTCACAAGTCTATCAATTATACTTTCCACCTCGTCATTGAGACCTACTAGAGCTTCATTAAATATTGGAGCAACAATTTGTGATGGCATGTGAATGGTAGTCTTGGTAACTCTCAGGGTTTCAGCATCATACCTTATGCTGTCATAGATCTCTTCAGCCTCAATCTTCATAAGCTTGATATCTCTAGCAAAAGCATCCAGACAATGTTCATGTTTATCACCAAGCAATGCAGAGTCAATTTCTAATTCTACAGAGTATGCAACCTTCATGACATGACTCCAAAGAGTTTGGAGTTTTCCATTTTGGCTGCGCTGCTCCACAATATTTCCTAGGAAAGCTCTTAAGAATACAAGATCTTCTAGGATTGTGCGCATTTGATTGTTTGGAAAAGCAATTGAATCAGCTGTAGAACCTGCTAGTTCCTTGAGAGTATCTAGAAGAAAATCAAGAGAGCCAAGCTCATTAGTCTTAGGGAAACTAAGTGATGATGATGGTAGTGGATAAATGTGTCCAACTTCTGCAATGATCAACTTGAGCACTTCAAGCAAATGAGAAAGCGCTAGATCTGTTTCCTTGCACAAGCAttctttcatttcattcacagAAAGGGAGAAAATCACAATTCCTGCATCAGAGACCACAACTCCAATGAGATCCTTCATCTCCTCATTTAGCTCATCAAACTTCTTCTGCTGCCGGCTAAGAAGGATGATCAGGAATCTTACTCCCTCGTGGAGTTTTAGCATTTGTTCCTTCACTGGAACTAGGAAACTGGTATAAGATTCTAATATCTCCATAAGACTATGCAGGAGATAATCAATAAAGTCAGCCACCAGATTTTTATTCTCCTTCATAGCAAAAGTGCAGGATGACCTTGATAACTTGGAAGCTGTCAAAACATGCTTATAAGTTTCTTGGACTTGGGGATCAACGGGAACAATCATCTGCTGTATTGCTTGAGAAATTTCAGTGTTTATCTCATTGCACACTTGTTCATTATCTCTTTGAAACCATAATCTACAGATCAAGCTTGCAGCATTGACAGCCATAACTTCAACGTGAACCAACAGATCTTTTAATTGCACACCCTCAACACCTTTTAGTGTTGCAAAGCGAATGAAACTCTTCAAGTGCATTAGCTTCTCTTGAAGGGTTACCATTACAATTTTCAGAGCTTCATCAACTTTGCAATTGCTGCTGCACAGATGCTTTAGATTCTCTGAAATGGAATCAATGAAATCCATAACAAGTTGTAAATCTCCCAGCATGTGGTAGAGCAACAAACTGATGATGTTGAAATCCTTGATATCTGAAACAAAAAGCAACCACATATTTTCCTCGAATCTGGCAAGCTCAAGTCTGATGTCACTATGATCTGATGCACTAGACTGAATATATCTAAAAAAGGCAGAGTCAAGTCCATGTGTTATCCCCCTAACTAGATCTTGAATCCTGAACGAAATACTGCTGAGGCTCAAATTGTCAGATTTAGCATCACCATTTTCCTCCTTATCATATTCCAAAAACTTAAATTGATTGCTCCTCCACCTCCTACACTTTCTCATATACAGATCAAGGGGTTTCAATATGCGTATCCCCATCTTCAGTTTCCAAATATAATCATCAAGCTTAGAGTCGAGCGTCTTGTCAATCCAGTCTAGATGATCTAAAGCAAGATCGAAGCAACTAGTGCTACTGCCTGAGGAGATGTTCATCATGGTACCTGCTTTTCACTTTGATATCAGATTTCTGTCCGTTTAGCTATTGATATTCAAGATCTACAACTCTCTTATGATCTAACAACAATAGTCACACATTGGTGTCAAGTGTCaagactatttttttttttgtgtttgtgtgtgtgtggcAGGGGTGGGGGCGTGTAGTGGTGAAGAATATTACAagacttttccttcttccttccttCAATGAAAGATCGTACCAACAGGCATATGCTGTTTGTGACTCCCAAGTCCATACCGATGAGCTTTTGTCGGGTCTAAAATTATtggtcattttgatttgtaacaAGCATATATGAGTAGGCTTAGATTTGtttttcgttttcttttctctgttttttggtggaaaaacaaaggaaatttGAACAATAAATTCAACGAGTATAATGTATTTTAAGATGGGCAAATTGCCATTTGCTATCATATTATTGCCAATATGTTAttttgagaggaaaagaaagagacaGAAAATCAATCTGCAGCACTACAATATTCAATCAATGTGCAGGACAAAAAATGAACGAAACCAGATTAAACATCAGTGAGATTAGCTGGCTTGGGGTTCAAAGTAAATGGTAGAATAAGTCGGAAGCAAATGGGCTTGAGATCAAAATCCAATCAACCTGATTTTCATTTAAGTCTTTTCAAATAAAGATCCTGAGCTGATTTGCTAAACTAAAAAAGGACATTTTGCATGATCCATGGCTGTCATTACACAATTTTCTTCAATGAAAATCAGTGATTTTTTTAACATACAATATAGATGAACAGAAAGTCCCATGAATTGGAATACATCTATCCAGCTATATCTATACTATATAAGGGCAAGTTTGCAATACTGAATTGCTGCGTTAGATTTCGTATTCCAAAAATACGCTCGCTATAGATTTTAATACCTTTGTTCTACTTCCAAATATGAATATCCTTTCTTATATTGTAAGGCTATTTATGAAACACCAACAATGAGTTTTCAGCTTCGACATATAAATTCTATTGAagtaaattttcttaattttcctTAGGAGAAGTGTGGAAAGTAAATGTTCGGAAAGAAGTTTTAGAGATTACATTGGCAGTCAATTAAATGCATAAGCAAATATGGAGATCCCTCAAGTTCCCTGAGCAATAATAGTATGGaaagaagttttacaaatttCTTTAAGCAATCAATTAATTGCATAAACAAATATGGAGATTTCCTCAATTTTCTTGAGCAATAGTGTGAAAATAAAATGTTTGGACAAAAGTTTTAGAAACTTCTTAGGAAACTAAAGAAGAATAGCATATCAGTTTCTTATTCAACATCATTGTTATGATTGTAAGCAAGCTTTTCTGGAAGCACTTTTGGAAACTAAAGAACAATATCAATAAGCTTTTaggaataaaattttaaattgaaGAAAATACTTAAGAAAGTGTTTAAAACCTAACATTTTAAtccataattttttttcaataggaTCCTTCCTGCATATGTAAAAGCAGAAGATATTAGCATGATTTTGCCTGGAACTTAATGGATAAGTACATAATATTACTAACCATTTTCTTGAAATAGTGATTTCCCATTGGAGTATCGTTCACTTTTTGTTTCACAGATGTTTTCAGATTAACCATGATTAGTGTCATATTATAGgtagaagcaaaatattatgcTTGTTATAACATTGGTGATTGGTCTTATAAAGTCTCTCAACTTATACATATATTGTTTTCGCCTTTAAtgtgtatgtgaaaatggaaaTATGTGTATTCCTGGActattctttcttttgtttatgcctGTATtagcatcattttttttttcacatcaaTATCATAATTCTTTTTTACAAGAATTCATTTAAATTTATGCTGCATAAACactgaaaaatattttgagagACATTCTTTATTCATTTGTCAAAATAATCTAGACTACGGCAAGTACACTCGTGTCAGTCCATGAAACAGAAATATGAGTTTTAATTGTTATATTAAGGATATAAATGTGCTTAAGAAAAGgacaaaatgaaaagtaaaataGCAAATTCAAGTGTGGAATTGAAGTGAAAAAAACCATAAATGACCATATTTGTTACCTGGTGGACAACGCAAGGAAACAACTAGAAAACTGGGATGACCAAAAATAGgagagctttttttttttttttaaagtaggAGAGGGGTGGGATTTAAGAAGTGGGAAGGGAAAGAGGGATTGAAACATAGGACTTGTGAGTTTTGGAGTCTCAATCTTAACTATTAAAACAAAACTTCTTggaaaaaaaggagagagagagagagagagaagagctTGAGGTATGAGCATAAGAGAATTTGTCACATTGACTATTTTCTACAACATTAATTGGTGAAGATCAATTGAGCAACTACAAGGTgctataactttttttttttttatgtatctATCTGGTTGGCTAGCTATGTAATTATATATGATAGTGCAATTTGGCTAATTGATACCTAGTGGGCTCTCGTTAAAAGGGGCCTCACGTTCTAGTTTTTTTAAAACGTGTAATTAATTTGGAAAGGTGTCTAAATATAGGAGTATAAGAATTATAATTGTGTGTACTCACGCACTAAGGGCTCGTTTGAGGTTGCGGGACTTTTAGTTAAAATGCACTTTTGGGTATTAAAAGTACTTTTGGAACATTTAATGAATATCATCTCATAAAATTAgaagtgaaatttttggttttaaaagcAATTATAGAGCATGTTGgtcttggattttatcccaccaaccgttATTTTAAAAAGTTCAAATTTGATACTTTTATATAacttttatatttaaaaaaatgaaaaattaaatttaatcatgttatcctatattatgaattaaataaagagataaatatattttaaaaaattcccaattataaattatcaaatataataagtacttattgaatTATATATTCAAACAATATACTCAAAAGCACTTAAATACTTAATAAGCGCTTTTATTAAAAGGCTTGTTAGGTGAAATACTTTTTGATAAATTACCGCAATGCTAAACGGGTAATTTAGGCGTGTTAATGGGTACCCATCTCAATTTAAAAAATTCACATAGCACACGCACACATACACATACCAAATGTCAAATTTCTACGTTTTTCTTATGATCTGACAACAGCAATATGTTCCTGTCAagactctctctctcctcctctctcttgtatttatttatttttttctggcaatactctgttttctttttttgcatGTGTGGTAAGGAAATATAGTGGGGCATGCCCGTGATAATATCACAagacttttccttcttccacTCGAAACTTTATCGGGGAAGATACTATTGGTGACCCATACAGTACAAATGAGCCTCTGCCATTATGGCCTTGTTTGGAAGCCAAGTTTTTGGTGGACCTATGGATCAAAAGTGAATAGAAGACTACGTTTGAACTTACAGATTGCTACATTGTGGTTTGCTCTTAAATTTTCCTTTGCATACTTACGTAATTACGGTTACTCTAACGTGGAACAAGCATGCTATACTAGGGGTCTAAACGAGTCTAATTAAACCGAACATCCTAGCATCAAATCAAACATGAATGAGTTTTCATTGAGCAGAActcaagtcgagctcgagtaacTTGAGCATTTTATCTATAAAGTTTAATTCTATGCTAATCGAGCCAAGTTCGAACTGACCTTTAATATTTATCAACTATAAAATGctgttcaaatttaatttgattaattAGAAAATCAAACTCGAACAAGCTCTTATCGAATCGAACTCAATTTGAGTACTAAATAGTTTGATTTGTTTTTTAACCCTGTTATGCTATGCAATATCAGTAGGcacatttttgtttttctcataATGGAACTCAGAAGCATAATTATACATTGCAGCAATTTGCGAAAATTTGTTGACTGACTATATATGTTGCATATTGTGTAAATCAATCCCAGAAATTTTAGTGAAGAAATGAGTAAAAAAATACAGATGCATTCAGCTCAGTGTAGGGTGGAGGTAACATTGCAAGACTTTACCTTCATCCTTTTGAAACTTTATCGAGGGAAGATAGCACCAATGATTAACAAATTAGAGATGCATTCAGCTGAGGGCCTCATGGCTGTGTAATTTGCCACATCCAATTTTTTAAGTAAgtagtgattttttttcttcccagaTGGCCAAATTGTCATTAGCAATAGATTATAAATTgtgaagggggaaaaaaagatgATTGCAGTTTCAATCAAATATGAATATGGGAGCACCAGTCAAAATAAACagtagaaaaatcagaaaaaaaaaatgattcatGGCTATTGTTTAAGAATGTATAACTAAACTCATTTAAGGATTTCGGAGAAAACTGTTTTATAATTGCTAATGTATGTAAGTGCTAATGTTTTAATGCttctattgtttttttttttttttggtgttctttaaatttattaatttggcAACTTCTCCAAATTCAAAAAGTTGTTTAACAAGCCTAACACATT
This sequence is a window from Coffea eugenioides isolate CCC68of chromosome 7, Ceug_1.0, whole genome shotgun sequence. Protein-coding genes within it:
- the LOC113777138 gene encoding putative late blight resistance protein homolog R1B-17, encoding MMNISSGSSTSCFDLALDHLDWIDKTLDSKLDDYIWKLKMGIRILKPLDLYMRKCRRWRSNQFKFLEYDKEENGDAKSDNLSLSSISFRIQDLVRGITHGLDSAFFRYIQSSASDHSDIRLELARFEENMWLLFVSDIKDFNIISLLLYHMLGDLQLVMDFIDSISENLKHLCSSNCKVDEALKIVMVTLQEKLMHLKSFIRFATLKGVEGVQLKDLLVHVEVMAVNAASLICRLWFQRDNEQVCNEINTEISQAIQQMIVPVDPQVQETYKHVLTASKLSRSSCTFAMKENKNLVADFIDYLLHSLMEILESYTSFLVPVKEQMLKLHEGVRFLIILLSRQQKKFDELNEEMKDLIGVVVSDAGIVIFSLSVNEMKECLCKETDLALSHLLEVLKLIIAEVGHIYPLPSSSLSFPKTNELGSLDFLLDTLKELAGSTADSIAFPNNQMRTILEDLVFLRAFLGNIVEQRSQNGKLQTLWSHVMKVAYSVELEIDSALLGDKHEHCLDAFARDIKLMKIEAEEIYDSIRYDAETLRVTKTTIHMPSQIVAPIFNEALVGLNDEVESIIDRLVRGSSQLDIVAIVGMPGLGKTTLASKVYGDPSINFHFHIRAWCTVSQVYSKHNLLLQILCAIDSGSCDQCHMMNEDDFAAKLYQQLKGKRYVIVLDDVWDIDGWNLLKHSLPDDCNGSRVLLTSRFHNLSLEIRPDSKPLHLRPLTDKESLELLQKKLFAKEDCPATLCEVVLHVAKCCKGLPLAVVLVAGILATTQQDCWEEVARRLSSTIFVENEHCMKTLEYSYNYLPDYLKPCLLYLGAFQED